Within the Pseudomonas sp. SL4(2022) genome, the region CCAATCACCCCGCACCTGTGCAAGGGCCTTGATTAACACTTCAAGGCCTTTGCCCTTGACCGCCTGACCGGTAAATAACAGGCGCAATGGACGCTCACGACCAGGCACGCCTGTCGCCTTGGCTTCACCCATCGAGGCCAACCCCTGGGCTTGCTGATCAAACCGGCTGAAATAAGGCACCACTTGTACGCGTGCATTTTCAAAGCCGTTAACCAGCAGCACTCGACGCATATGCTGACTACCGACAACGGCACCCGAGAATCCTTGATAGAGGTCTCTTTCAGCCATTTTTGCTGGCAGATTCTGCAGCCCAGGCACTCGACTACCGGGCTTTGGGGCACCGATCAAACAGCCCTGCGTAATGCAGGACCAGCCCAACGCACGCGGGCAACGATCGCCGGGGAAACGCCGACGACCACGACGCAAGCACATCGAGGTGTAGTCATGAAACGAGCGCAGCAAAGGAATCCCCAACGACGGCAGGGCCTGCAAAAGCGGCAAGACACTGCATAAATGTACGTGCAGTACATCGGCACGCCAGCTACGAATCGCCTGCAGGCTCTGCATCAGGTCATAGGGATGGTCAAAACCCTGCGGGCTGAGCGCCAGCAACTCAACCCCCCGGCAATCCAAGTACTCCGGCACCACCCCACCGCCATGCGCCAGAGCCACCTGGTCACCACGCTCACTCAAGGCCCTGGCCAACTCCAGCACGTAGTTCGGCAAGCCACCAATAGACAGCGTCTCGACCAGCAATAACACCCTCATCGTGCGTCCTCATGCACAGTTACAGCCATGCCCACAGCCGCCGCATCTGGATTGCTCAGCCCCAAAGACAGGAGCAGCACCAGCAGGAAATGCATGTTCTGCAACAGCAGCATGTCGACCATGGCGAACACCATGTAAGCCGCCAGGGTGCCGATAGCCGCCAGAGTAAAAACCGATGAATTATCCTGTTGGCGCCCCCGCCAACGCTTTAATAAATGCCGGGCCATCATCAGCAAGAACGCCAGGTAGGCCAGCAGGCCGAACAGACCGGTGCCGGCAAGAATTTCCAGGTAGGTGTTATGGGCATGCAGCGAGGGATAACCTAACTCAACGTTGAGCCACACCTCGCGGGAGAAAAACTCATCGCGGAAGTTGCCCAACCCCACACCAAATAGTGGGTTTTCTTGAAACACCTCAAGGGCTACCCCCCAGATAATCAGCCGATCAAGCACCGCCTCCGGACGGCCAGGAACCAGCCCGGCAATACTGCCATCCCAATTTGGCAACATGGCCACAGTCAGTACGATGACCAGTGCAGCGATACCGCCAACCAGCACCAACCAGCGCCACAGCGCTGGCCGCATGACCAACAACATGACCAGCAGCAAAGCCAGACCGCCGAGTAAGCCGCCGCGAGACTTGGTTGCCGCAAGCCCGGCCAGACAGATCAGTAGGCATAACCCGGCCAGCAGGCGCATGCCGGGCCGTGGCGCACGGAAAAGAAAGGCAATGGCCACACTCATGCTCATCACCAGATACATAGCCAAGCCCTGCGCGCCACCAAACGCACTGCCGGCCCGCCCGGAAATATCAAAGGTGTGGCGAATTTGCGCCATGTCTCCTTCAGGGATCGGCACGGGGATCCCCAGCATGCCGGTCAGACGCGTACCATTGCTAGCAAGCTCATACAAGCCATCGATGGCAAACAGGCAAGGCACCAACAGCATGGTTACCGCGGCAAAACGCCAGAAACGCTCATCCGGACGAAATACCAACAGCAACATGGGGAGCACGACAAACCACTCAACGATGCGCAGCACCTGTTTCAAGCTGCTGCCTTGGGCAATCGAACCGATCTGAGCCAACAGATTGGCCAGAAGAAACGGCAGAATGGCCCATACAACGATAGGCACCCGGATGTCCTGAAATAGCGGCGCTTGCTCGCGCTGCAGCATCAACAACCAGAGCCCCCCCAGACCACCAGCAGCCCGTCCGCCGCGTTTAGAGGTAGACCGGCAAGGCTTTTCTGGATGGGAATGGCCAGACTGATCACAAACAATACCAGCAGATACTGCGGCTGCTTGCTCAGCAGCAGGCAACCGCCCAGGGAAGCTGCAAGCACCATACCCGGCAAGGGATAGAGCACGGTCAACAAAGCCATAACAAAGCCCAACGGCACGGCCAATACCACGCCCCGCCAGCTCAGGCTGGCCGGCTGCAGCAGTGACTTAAGCACCATGCCTATCCACCTTGACGAAGGGGTTTAGCGCCATCACCTGGAGGTTAGCTCGCAGCAAGGCGAGGGCTGCCGGACGCTGCTGCGGTCGTATGCAACGCAGCAGCAAACGCAAGCTGGCGAACAGCATGGCGAGATCGGTCAAACCCTTGAGCAGAAGTAGCTCGGCAATACTGCGGTGCTTGCGGTACAAGCGATAACGGCTGCGGCGCAGCTCATAACGCATACGCAGGGCCGTACTGCTGAGTTCGAGCTGAGCCCGTCTCCCACTCGGTGCCCGCCCGGATGACTTACCGCCGTGGTGCAATACACGCAACTGCGGCAGCAACCATAACTGCCAGCCCTTACTACGCGCCCTCACACACCAGTCGACATCCTCGTCATACATAAAAAAACCATCGTCGAGCAGCCCCACATTGCCCAGCAATTCACCGCGCAGCAGCATGCAGGCACCGTGCAAACGCTCTAGAGCCAAAGGCTCGGTGTGCCCTGCAGCGGGGTACTGCGGGCCATGCCAGGCGCGCCGAAACATTTCCGGCAGACTGGGGAAGCGGCTGGGGTAGTCCTGGTCAGCCCCGTCATCGGCATTCACCACCCGCGGGCTCACCACTCCCACCTGTGGATTTTGCTCCAGCGCCTGCAGCAGGCCATCGAGCGTACCGGCCTCCACCAGCGCATCGCTATTGAGCAGCAACACATAATCACTGCGACAAGCGCGCAACGCTAAATTATTGCCTCCCGCAAACCCCAGGTTGGCACCTGCATCAATCAGCCGAACATCCGGGTGGGCCTGGGCAATCACCGATAAGCTGCCATCCTGAGATGCGTTATCGACTACCACGATATCCAGACGAGCACGCAGCGGAGCAAACCGCTTAAGCGAGTCGACACACTCGACGACCAATTGCGCGGTTTTGTAGTTGACGATAGAGACGGTCAAGCAACTCATATTAGGACTCCAACCCTGTTCGCATGCGCCGCCCCAAACCCAGGCAATAGTCACGCACGAACGCGGGGCTAACCCCGGCAAAGCCATAAGCCTCGCTAGCACTGCGGATATCCAGCCAGAACGGGTCATATTCGCGAAGGTTGTTAACCAGCAACTCACCGCCGCCATACCCTTCGATCAACCACTGCGCGACCCGCCCACAGGCCACCCCATGACCTGCGCCAAGATTGAACAAACCCGCCTGGGGCTGCTCGGCAATTCCCACCAATGCCTCGGCCAGAACCTCTACCGGTAGAAAGTCACGTTCTACGAAAGGGCTCATGTCCAGCACAATGCGCCCCTGGTCACGTAAGCTGGACATGGCCATGGCAAAGAAGCTACGCCGCCCCGGCACTGGCTCATAACCGCAGACATTGCTCAGCCGCAGCACCGTCAGACGTTCGCCGAGCAATACGCGCAGCGCTTGCTCGCTGGTCCATTTGGCGCGGCCATACAGATTCAACGGCTGTGGCTGCAACGCTTCGTGCAATCGACCATCATGGCCGGCCGGGCCATACACCATCCGCGAGCTGAGCATCAGATAATGGACCTGAGGATGACGCTGCAGCATGCTGGCCAAGTGCACATCGACATCACGGTCAGAGCTGTAAGGTTGTGCTTTCAGAGCGCTATCGAATGCGCAATTAATCAGACAGCCAACCCCCTCCAACCATGCATCACTTGCCAAGGCGGCACTTCGGTCGATAAAGCGCCAACCCGCCGTTTGCGCCTGTGCGCGCAAGGCCTGACCAATAAAACCAGTGCCGCCCACCACAGCAATGCTCATGACTCACTCCAGAAGAAAGCATGCATGCTCAAACGTCGACGCAGGCCCACTGGTAGGTATCGGTAACGCAATCCCAATGCGAAACCGCAGTACTTGCCGAAGGTGCGAATGAAAATACCCACCACCTCAGCCAAACGGCTATGTGCCCAGGCAGCGGCCAACTCAGCGCGTACAAACCGCAAGCCCTCTCCCGACGCGGCCAGGCGCACATTGCGCAGTTCATCATCCATTGCCATCAACGTACCGATATCGAAATAGCGCTTGAGCTCTTGCCATACGCTGTAGTCATGGCTGTGCACGACACATGACAGTGGCTGATAAACCCGGGCATAGCCCCGTTGCAGCAGGCGCAGCGCCACCGCCATATCCTCCCCCAGTGGCAATCGCTCGGGAAAGCCGCCGACGTCCGCCAGAGCAGCACGTCGATAAGCCGCAAAAGAGTTGGAGCAATACACGGCCTTGATGCCGCGCGCCGGCAAGTCAGCCAACATGCTGCGCTCAGCTGTGGCCGGATAATTGAATTCACGGGCAAAGCGCTCCGACAGGCTGGCATTGCTGCGAGCCAATTGCCTGCCATACACCAGGGCAACAGCGTCATCCTCGAAGGGCTGTAGCAGGCACTCCAGCCAGTCAGTGCCGCTCGGACAGGCATCCTGCGTCAGATAAACCAGGAACTCACTATCGGCACACAGCTGAAGAGCCAGATTACGCGTTTTCCCATGGCCAAATTCGCTGCGTTTGATGCTGTGTAACTGATGCCCGGCGGCAGTAATCAGCGCCGCACTGGCATCAGTGGACGACGAGTCGATAAACAGTACGCGATGCACGGTTTGAGGTAGCACCGCGAACGCGGCCAGCAAGGCAGGCAGGTAGTCCTGGGCATTCAAGGTCAGTACCACAACACTGGTACGCGCAAGGCGCTCTGTCATTTCAGAATGCATTCTTGCCACCCAAACCACCGAACACGGTTTTCAGCACAATCCACAGGTCCAACTCAAGCGACCAGTTTTGGATGTAATGGATGTCGTAAGAAAAGCGCTCTGTCAGGTGCTCCTCGGTGAAGGTATTGCCACGCAAACCATTGACCTGAGCCCAACCGGTAATACCTGGCCGCACCTTGTAACGCTCAACAAAGTCCGCCACGACCGCTTCGTAGGTACGCTCACCGGCTTTAACCCCTGGCGGATGAGGGCGCGGCCCTACCACCGACATATGCCCCAGCAATACGTTAATAAACTGCGGAAACTCGTCGAGACTGGTGCGCCGTAGAAAATCGCCTACCCGTGTCACACGGCTATCACCGCGCTCCGTCAAGCGGATTTCCTTGCTCTCACCCAGCGGATCAAAGGTCATGCTGCGGAACTTGTAGATACCGAACAGCTGGTTGCGCAGACCATAGCGCTGCTGTTTGAACAACACTGGCCCCGACGACTCCAGTTTGATTGCCAGGGCAATCAGCAGACCGAACGGCAAAAACACCAACAAGGCACATGCCGCAAAAGCTATATCAAACAGCCGCTTGACCAGGCGACCTTCCACCGGTAACCGATTCATGCCAAGCAACATCATTTTATGCGGCCCCTGCTTGGGCCAGCGGGCAAACGTATGACGCAACACCGGCACTTCCGGAGCCAGATAAACGCTGCCCAACTGAGCGCGCAGAAGACTGGCCAGTTCATTAACCCGCGCCCCTGCACTGTTAGGCAGGGCAATCACAACGCCATCGATGTCTCTGGGCAGGCACCCCAGCTCAGCCGTACTGGCCAGCAAAGGAACAGGCAAGATCGCCGGATCGATCCGCGACTGACGGTCCTCAATAAACCCAATCACGTCTATATCCGGCTCATGCTGGGCCATATGCTGAACAATGATCACGCCCTGCTCACCAGCTCCCACTACCACCAGCCGCGTCTTACGCGCCCAGCGATGTGCAAACCGCTGCAACAAAAGGCGGCCAAGCAGCGCGAGTAACAGTAATAACGAAAAGAGTCCGAAGAGTAGCGGCGGCGGCAACAATGGTCGGCCGGCCAGCAGCAAAAGCACTTGCAACAGGCCGATGGCCAATACAACGTTAAGCAATGCACTAACCACCAGCAGCGCCCGCGCCACCGTTGGCTGGCCCAGACTTTTGTAGGCCCGCACAGGCATACAGGCGAAAAACACACCTAGGAAAACACCCCAGAACCGCCAGTCGCTCGGCACCTCAAGCCCCGCCAGCACGCACAGCCCGCAGCCGACTGCGACAGCTAACACGCCACAAAGCCCGTGTATCGCCCGCAATAGCAGCAACTCCACCCGCAACATCGCAGCCGCGTCGAAACGTCGTACGGAATGCCCAGACGCAGACCCTTTACGCCGGCGAAACTGCCTCAGGCGCTCACGCGAAAAACGCTCCGGCGCTTCACTCGAACCTATCATCTTGCCTCCGTTGCATATGCCTTCCCTGAGCCCAACACCTACCCGATTTCGCTCAATCAGGTATTTGCCTCAAGACTCAGATCAGACAATGCAGCGCCAGGCACAGCCAATTGCAGCGGGATGGGCGCATCTGCAACACCAAACAACTCGCCATAGCGATCCAGATTACTGGCATACCAATCAGCCAGCATGCCAAGGTCATCGCGCAAGCTGTGTTGAGGCCGCCACCCCATTGCCTCGAGTTTGGCCCAGGAGATCGAGTAGCGGGCATCGTTGAAGGGACGATCCGCCACAAAATCTACAACCTCATCGACTCCACGACCAAAAAAGTCGCAGATCAATTCAGCCATTTGCAAGTTGGTATATTCCTCGCACGTACCAATGTTGTAGGTCTCGCCTACCTTTCCGCGCTCGGCAATGAACAACACAGCACGGGCAAAATCCCTCGTACTGAGGTAGTGCCGACGGTTACTGCCATTGCCATGCAAAGGCAGACGACGCCCCGTCAGCATGTGGCAAATGAACCGAGGAATGATCTTTTCCGGAAACTGGCGAATGCCATATAGGTTGTTTGCCCGGATAACCACGATTGGCTCGTGATACGACTGAATGTAACCACGCAGAATCATCTCTGCAGCAGCCTTGGAGGATGAGTAGGGATTGGTCGGACGCAGCACATCGTCTTCGACCGCTGCACCATCCATCACCTCACCGTAAACCTCATCAGTGCTGACATGCACCACCTTGGCCACACGCTCCTGGCGGCACGCTTCCATCAAACTGTGGGTACCCAAAACATTGGTTCGGGTGAACTCCAACGAGTTGCCAAATGAATTATCCACATGACTTTCGGCAGCGGCATGGATCACCAGAGTTGCACCTTTTACCGCCCTGCAGCAGAACTCCAGATCGGCAACATCGCCCACCAGCAACTGCACCCGATTGGAGAAAACATGATGGGAAATATTTCTTACATCACCGGCATAAGTCATTTTATCCAGCACCACAATGCGCGCATCCGGATATTGCAAACAGGCCTCATCAACAATATGTGAACCCGCGAACCCTGCACCGCCCGTAATCACTATTTTGCGCATATTAAATCCCTCTCCGAACCCACCAGGACGAGTGCACACCCGCCTCTATAAGTAAAAATCCTTTTCAGAACAAAGAATTAATTATTCAAAGCAATTGATCCGCCAACGGTCTCCGCTCTAATAAAAATTGACGTCAAATTATTATCAGACTCACACCTAACATCTCGCCCGGACTCGCCGCCAAAACAGCACAAGCAGAACAGCAAATGCAGCAAAATTCACGCCACCATAAAAAATACCCAACATAGGCAATGACAGGTTTTCAGTGAAAACCGCAGCCAGCGACAGCAGCAAAAGCAGTGCCGTACCGTGATAAATTAAATTTGTTACAGGCACACGCATTGCTAAAAAAGCCAACTGCAGTGGAGCTGACAACGCAATGGCAACAACCCCAAACCCCATAAAACTCAACGCATTAGCGCCAGCGAAATAAGCATCGCCATACAGTAAAACCAACAAGTCTCCACCGAACAGCAAGACAACTAACAAATACGCAACCGCCGGCAACGCAAAAAACACCCCCCAACGCACCACATAAGCGACAAACCCCTTATCCGCATACTGCGCATAACGCCGCATAAATTGCGGCCGCAAATAATTGGTAGCCCCCACAAGTAACGGATTGACCAGGTTAGTCAATGCCATACATGCCGCAAAACCACCGACCTGAGCCAACCCACCACCCAGCAAGGCTAGCCAGGGGTAGAGTTGAAGACTGGCGACATGACAACCTCCGCCCAGCACCAGCCAACGCCCATAGCGCGCAAATGACTGCGCACGCTGCCAACTATCAGCCCAAGAGTGCCAGCCCCAAAAAACACGCTCTTGGTATACACCCAAAAACGTTGGCAACAATGAAGCACAGGCGATAACAGCAAATGCAGTGACTGCGGACAATGCCTCAAAAAGAATCAGCACCGAGACTAACCCGAACTGAATGGCAGATGAAAGCAAATCAAATCTAAATGAGCGCGCCAACTTATCGGCGACATATAAGTGACGCCTAAAGAACTCTCTATAAACAAGCCCTATCAAAGCAAACGGCAACACTAAACCAAGCACCGACAGGCTGTAGAGACCGACGCACAGTCCAATCCAGAAAAACGCTACAACAACAGACACTAACGCCAAGTTACTCAGCATTGCCGCACTAAAATACAAGCGACGCCCCTCGCCCTCCTGAGACTGGAAGTAGGTGTAGGGTGTAGCCACGAGCGTGTCGCCCAGAGAAATCGCCAAAAAACAAAATGAAAAACCCAGCGCAAAAACACCCAACTCCTCCTGCCCTGCCCAATACCCCAATGCCATGACAGTGGCAAAATTAACCAGACTTTGCAGCGCCTGCCCCAGTAAAACCCAAACCCCACCCCCTAACTTTTCCATTCAGCCGCCTATCCATTATTGAAAACGCACATCACACAGGCCGACTTGACGCCCCACAAAAGTGCAGAAAGAAAAAAGCGAACAACCATGGCGCACTTAACGACTACGGCAACACACATGGTTGACAGTCCAATCCATAAACCTATCATCTTGCCCACAAGGCATGCACACTACATTGCAGCAGCGAAAGTTATATTAATGATCAGGAACAGTATAAGAATGCGAATGGAGCGCACCGGATTAAGCAACCACGCGCCTGACACTCAAAGATAGAATTTCGCTCGATACCATCAGCTCAGCCGACACACCCTGCCGAACCACACAACAGGCGCTGCCTATGCACATCCTTATCACCGGCGGCGCCGGCTTTATCGGATCAGCACTGATTCGTCACCTGCTGAGCAACACTGCGCATCAGGTACTCAACCTCGACAAGCTGACCTATGCCGGCAATCTCGAGTCGCTGGCCAGTGTTGCTGATCATCCGCGCTATCGCTTCGTGCAGGCGGATATTGCCGACAGCACAGCTGTAAGCCAGGCGCTGGCCGAGTTTCAGCCGGACGCGATCATGCATCTTGCGGCGGAATCACATGTCGACCGCTCCATCGACGGCCCAGCGGCGTTTATCCAGACCAATATCGTCGGCACCTATGCATTGCTCGAAGCCACGCGCCATTATTGGATGCTGCTGGACCCGGCGCGCAGGGCAGCGTTTCGCTTTCACCATATTTCCACTGACGAGGTGTATGGCGACCTGCACGGCGTAGATGATCTGTTCACCGAGACCACGCCTTACGCCCCCAGCTCGCCCTACTCGGCGAGCAAGGCCGCATCGGATCATCTGGTGCGCGCCTGGCAGCGCACCTATGGCCTGCCGGTGCTGATCAGCAACTGCTCGAACAATTATGGCCCTTACCACTTCCCGGAAAAGCTGATCCCGCTGGTGATCCTCAATGCTCTGGATGGCAAGCCGTTACCGATATACGGCAATGGCCAGCAAGTGCGTGACTGGTTGTATGTGGAAGACCATGCCCGCGCACTGTTAAAGGTGGTGAGCGAAGGTAAGGTCGGCGAAACCTACAATATCGGCGGGCACAACGAGCAAAAGAACCTGCATGTAGTGGAAAGCATCTGCGTGCTGCTGGACGAGTTGGCCCCACGCCAGAACGGCTCATATAAAGAGCAGATCAGTTTCGTCAGCGACCGCCCAGGCCATGACCTGCGCTACGCCATTGATGCCAGCAAGATCGAACGTGAGCTCGGCTGGAAACCCGCCGAGACCTTCACCAGCGGCCTGCGCAAAACCGTGCTTTGGTATCTGAACAACCTCGACTGGTGTCGGCGCGTGCAGGATGGCAGCTACCAACGCGAACGCCTCGGCGCCCCCCAAGGAGCAGCACAATGAAAGGCATCATTCTGGCAGGCGGCTCCGGCAGCCGCCTGCACCCGATCACCCTCGGCGTGTCCAAACAGCTGCTGCCGATCTACGACAAGCCGATGATCTACTACCCGATCTCCGTACTGATGCTCGCCGGCATTCGTGAAATCCTGATCATCTCAACGCCACAGGACCTGCCGAATTTCCGCAAAATGCTTGGTGACGGGCAGCAGTTCGGCCTGCACTTCGAGTATGCCGAACAACCCTCACCCGACGGCCTCGCCCAAGCCTTTGTATTGGGCGAACACTTCATTGGTGGCGACTCGGTCTGCCTGATCCTCGGCGATAACATTTTTCACGGCCAACACTTCACCGAGAAACTTCTGCGTGCTGCAGCCGAGCCCTCGGGTGCTACCGTATTTGGCTATTGGGTCAATGACCCGCAGCGCTTTGGCGTGGTTGAGTTCGACGCCCAGGGCAAGGCCATTTCCATCGAGGAAAAGCCCACCGTCCCTAAATCCAGCTATGCGGTGACCGGCCTGTACTTCTACGACAACGATGTGGTCGAAATCGCCAAAGCGGTCAAACCTTCGGCGCGCGGCGAGCTGGAAATCACCGATGTCAACAATGCCTACCTGCAGCGCGGCGACCTACGTGTAGAGCGTTTCGGCCGTGGTTTTGCCTGGCTCGATACTGGCACCCACGACAGCCTGCTGGATGCCTCGCAATACGTGCAGACCATCGAACACCGTCAAGGCTTGAAAGTCGCCTGCCTGGAAGAAATCGCCTACCAGCAGGGCTGGATCAATCGCCAGCAACTGCTGGCCCAGGCCAAAGCCTTTGGCAAAACCGGCTACGGCCACTACCTGTTCAAGCTGGCCGAGGATTGACCATGCAAGCTCTTAGCACCGAAATATCCGGCGTGATCATTCTCGAGCCCAAGGTATTCGGCGATCAGCGCGGCTTTTTCTTCGAGAGCTTCAACGCTCGCAGCTTTGCCGAAGCCACCGGCCTGCAGCGCGAGTTTGTCCAGGACAACCACTCACGCTCGCAACGCGGCGTATTGCGCGGCCTGCATTACCAGGTGCAGCAAGCGCAGGGCAAACTGGTGCGCGTCACCGCCGGTGAAGTTTATGACGTAGCCGTGGATCTACGGCGCAGCTCACCCACCTTCGGCAAATGGGTGAGCACCCTACTGTCCGCCGAAAACAGGCGGCAACTGTGGGTGCCGGAAGGTTTTGCCCATGGTTTTGTAGTGCTCAGCGAGTTCGCCGAGTTTCTCTACAAGACCACTGACTACTACGCCCCCGAACATGAACGCTGCATTCGCTGGGATGATCCGACGCTGGCCATCGACTGGCCACTGGAAAATGCGCCGCAACTGTCGACCAAGGACCAGGCTGGCCTCAGCTTCATCGATGCGCAGGTCTTCCCGTGAGAATTCTCCTGC harbors:
- the rfbC gene encoding dTDP-4-dehydrorhamnose 3,5-epimerase, whose translation is MQALSTEISGVIILEPKVFGDQRGFFFESFNARSFAEATGLQREFVQDNHSRSQRGVLRGLHYQVQQAQGKLVRVTAGEVYDVAVDLRRSSPTFGKWVSTLLSAENRRQLWVPEGFAHGFVVLSEFAEFLYKTTDYYAPEHERCIRWDDPTLAIDWPLENAPQLSTKDQAGLSFIDAQVFP